One genomic segment of Pseudomonadales bacterium includes these proteins:
- the ppk1 gene encoding polyphosphate kinase 1 yields MQPQISTRPDLVAKELSWLSFNERVLQEAKDRTVPLIERIRFLGIFSSNLDEFFRVRVAELKRLILIENEGETHDAGERLLKEIQLKLHGLQEQFDEVYRQILLELARRNIFLVNEQQLSARQGEWVRQFFQERIALVLSPILLDEEDELPSLQDDLIYLAIDLRLVDGRQRYGLLEVPTRQFGRFIPIPVDRAPRKKSYIILDNIIRYCLREIYQKVFDVESVAAYTVKVTRDAELELSEGISQSLLDKLSSSLKRRLSAEPVRLVYDREMPARMTNFFIRKLKLSSYDSMIPGGRYHNFKDFIDFPDVGRRGMLNPPLPELRSAAFDRHRNSFDAIAAGDILLYYPYHSFRHFTDWLREAAIDPQVTRIAISLYRVARNSQVVNAMMTAARNGKQVKVIVELRARFDEQANIEWAKTLTEAGVEVEFGIPTLKVHSKICLIKRLEAGREVGYAHIGTGNFHERTARTYTDFSLFTTHPGITNELDQLFEFISHSYKRFEFRHLLISPLTMRDSVTRLIQREINIARAGRAAQITLKVNNLVDERIIDQLYTASQAGVTIRLIVRGMCALKPGIAGLSENISAISIVDRFLEHPRVLIFGNDGDPDLFISSADLMARNLDGRVEVGCPIYDPALKQRVLDIIALQLNDTVKARLIDPQQRNDYVERVGRRKIRSQLAIFDHLKKNP; encoded by the coding sequence ATGCAACCACAGATTTCCACCCGTCCTGATCTGGTCGCGAAGGAGCTCAGCTGGCTCAGCTTCAACGAACGGGTGTTGCAGGAGGCAAAGGACCGCACCGTGCCGCTGATCGAGCGCATCCGCTTTCTCGGCATCTTCTCCAGCAACCTCGATGAATTTTTCCGCGTACGTGTCGCGGAGCTGAAACGGCTGATCCTGATCGAGAACGAAGGCGAGACCCACGACGCCGGCGAGCGGCTGCTCAAGGAGATTCAGCTCAAGCTGCATGGCCTGCAGGAGCAGTTCGATGAGGTGTACCGGCAGATTCTGCTCGAACTGGCGCGCCGCAACATCTTTCTGGTCAATGAGCAGCAGCTCAGCGCCAGACAGGGCGAGTGGGTCCGGCAGTTCTTTCAGGAACGGATCGCGCTGGTGCTGTCGCCGATCCTGCTCGACGAAGAGGACGAACTGCCATCGCTGCAGGATGACCTGATCTACCTGGCCATCGATCTGCGGCTCGTCGACGGCCGTCAGCGCTACGGTCTGCTGGAGGTGCCGACCCGACAGTTCGGTCGCTTCATTCCGATACCGGTCGACCGGGCGCCACGCAAGAAGAGCTACATCATCCTCGACAACATCATCCGCTACTGCCTGCGCGAAATTTACCAGAAGGTCTTCGATGTCGAATCGGTCGCCGCCTACACCGTCAAGGTGACGCGTGACGCCGAACTCGAACTGAGCGAGGGCATCTCGCAGAGCCTGCTCGACAAGCTGTCGAGCAGCCTCAAGCGGCGACTGAGCGCCGAACCGGTCCGACTGGTCTACGACCGCGAGATGCCGGCACGGATGACCAACTTCTTCATCCGCAAGCTGAAGCTCAGCTCCTACGACAGCATGATTCCCGGTGGGCGCTACCACAACTTCAAGGATTTCATCGACTTTCCGGATGTCGGCCGGCGCGGCATGCTCAATCCGCCCCTGCCTGAACTGCGCTCCGCTGCCTTCGACCGGCACCGCAACAGCTTCGACGCCATCGCCGCCGGCGACATTCTGCTCTACTACCCCTATCACAGCTTTCGCCACTTCACCGACTGGCTGCGCGAGGCAGCGATCGACCCGCAGGTCACCCGCATCGCCATCTCACTCTATCGAGTGGCCAGAAATTCGCAGGTCGTCAATGCGATGATGACCGCCGCGAGAAATGGCAAGCAGGTGAAGGTGATCGTCGAACTGCGTGCCCGCTTTGATGAGCAGGCCAACATCGAATGGGCCAAAACCTTGACCGAAGCTGGTGTGGAGGTCGAATTCGGCATTCCGACACTCAAGGTGCACAGCAAGATCTGCCTGATCAAGCGGCTCGAAGCGGGCCGTGAAGTGGGCTATGCCCACATCGGCACCGGCAACTTCCATGAACGGACCGCCCGCACCTACACCGACTTCAGCCTCTTCACCACCCATCCCGGCATTACCAACGAGCTCGACCAGCTGTTCGAGTTCATCAGCCACAGTTACAAAAGGTTCGAATTCCGTCATCTGCTGATCTCGCCGCTGACGATGCGCGACAGCGTGACCCGGCTGATTCAACGCGAAATCAACATCGCCCGCGCCGGTCGGGCAGCCCAGATCACGCTGAAGGTCAACAACCTGGTGGATGAGCGGATCATCGATCAGCTCTACACCGCCAGTCAGGCCGGCGTCACCATCCGGCTGATCGTGCGCGGCATGTGCGCCCTCAAGCCCGGCATTGCCGGATTGAGCGAAAACATCAGCGCCATCAGCATCGTCGACCGCTTCCTTGAACACCCACGGGTGCTGATCTTCGGCAATGATGGCGACCCGGATCTCTTCATCTCCTCCGCCGACCTGATGGCACGCAACCTCGATGGACGGGTGGAGGTCGGCTGCCCGATCTACGATCCGGCTCTGAAGCAGCGGGTGCTCGACATCATTGCGCTGCAACTGAACGATACGGTCAAGGCACGTCTCATCGATCCGCAGCAACGCAATGATTATGTCGAGCGGGTCGGCCGCAGGAAGATCCGTTCGCAGCTGGCGATTTTCGACCACCTGAAGAAAAACCCCTGA
- a CDS encoding DUF1329 domain-containing protein — MENVFSRGAVAASLLLALLPLSAQAKVSPEEAAKLGIDGTELTPAGAVRAGNADGTIPAWSGGLPQKDVPKGQWLDDPYADDKPLFTITAQNYQKYADKLTIGQKAMFERHPGYKMNIYPTRRSHSNKKYIYEAAIANASRAELTETRWDFKHAINTWAFPIPKDGYEAVLNFATKPFPSVFRWNNTTVVTSNGDFQTTKITEEFVTDWSKEGMNPDEFTGDKDIGYFLQSVVAPAKVAGSVILIHILFHWDQHDMIAWSYNPGQRRVRRAPQIRYDNPKTGADGLATSDQLGMYGGKIDRYDWKLVGKKEIYIPYNSYRLHTDKVKIADIIQKEHINQDLARYELHRVWHVEGDLLPGTSHIYKKRVFFMDEDSWQVVLMDHYDKRDQLWRFSEGHALNSYDIQHTATTAEIHYDLQSGRYLAMGLDNEDTPPDYTFTATADRYSPDRLRGEGVR, encoded by the coding sequence ATGGAGAATGTCTTCAGCCGTGGTGCGGTTGCAGCGTCGCTGCTGCTGGCGCTGTTGCCTCTGAGCGCGCAGGCGAAGGTCTCGCCTGAGGAAGCGGCCAAGCTGGGCATCGACGGCACTGAACTGACCCCTGCCGGGGCGGTGCGTGCCGGCAATGCCGATGGCACCATTCCGGCCTGGAGTGGTGGCCTGCCGCAGAAGGATGTCCCCAAGGGGCAGTGGCTCGATGACCCTTACGCCGATGACAAGCCGCTGTTCACAATCACCGCGCAGAACTACCAGAAGTATGCCGACAAGTTGACGATCGGGCAGAAGGCAATGTTCGAACGCCATCCGGGCTACAAGATGAACATCTATCCGACCCGGCGCTCGCACAGCAACAAGAAATACATCTACGAGGCGGCCATCGCCAATGCCTCGCGCGCTGAGCTGACCGAAACCAGGTGGGATTTCAAGCATGCGATTAACACCTGGGCGTTTCCGATTCCCAAGGATGGCTATGAGGCGGTGCTGAATTTCGCCACCAAGCCGTTTCCCAGCGTATTCCGTTGGAACAACACCACGGTGGTCACTTCGAATGGCGACTTCCAGACCACCAAGATCACCGAGGAGTTCGTGACCGACTGGTCGAAGGAGGGGATGAATCCCGATGAGTTCACCGGCGACAAGGACATTGGCTACTTCCTGCAATCGGTGGTGGCGCCGGCCAAGGTGGCTGGATCGGTCATCCTGATCCACATCCTGTTTCACTGGGATCAGCACGACATGATCGCCTGGTCCTACAACCCGGGTCAGCGGCGGGTGCGGCGGGCGCCGCAGATTCGCTATGACAACCCAAAAACCGGTGCCGATGGCCTGGCCACCAGCGACCAGTTGGGCATGTATGGTGGCAAGATCGACCGTTATGACTGGAAGCTGGTCGGGAAGAAGGAGATCTACATCCCCTACAACTCCTACAGGTTGCACACCGACAAGGTGAAGATTGCCGACATCATTCAGAAGGAGCACATCAATCAGGATCTGGCCCGCTATGAGCTGCACCGGGTCTGGCATGTCGAGGGCGATCTGCTGCCCGGCACCAGCCACATCTACAAAAAGCGGGTCTTCTTCATGGATGAGGACTCCTGGCAGGTTGTGCTGATGGACCACTACGACAAGCGCGATCAGCTCTGGCGCTTCTCTGAAGGTCACGCACTCAACAGCTATGACATCCAGCACACCGCCACCACGGCGGAAATACACTACGACCTGCAGTCAGGTCGTTATCTGGCCATGGGACTGGACAACGAGGACACTCCACCCGACTACACCTTCACCGCCACGGCCGACCGTTACTCGCCGGACCGGCTGCGTGGTGAAGGGGTGCGCTGA
- a CDS encoding acyl-CoA synthetase has translation MEMNFANLWEQVADAVPHRIALANGSSRRSWREYDERAARIAGFLSERGIKPDSKVGLYAYNSNEYLEAQYGVFKTRGCPINVNYRYMEEELVYLLDNSDSEALFYQASFADRIAAIRDRLPRVKTLVQIDDGTQHPLLEGAFDYEKMIASAKPMPRIERKFDDIYMLYTGGTTGMPKGVMYLNGEMCGGLAMGFEQFGFGKPDSIESIVAAVKEMDKQNRNPVSLVACPLMHGTGVWLGAFMPHHMGGTVVTVPNRKLDAHLLWQAVEREKVNMIVIVGDAFAKPMLDALNEAKANNKPYDLSSVFMITSSGVMWTTEVKKGLLAHHNMVLVDNLGATEGGMARSLTTRENVSQTAKFVINENSKVFSDDGRELLPGSGEVGRLANGGFCPVGYYKDPKKSAETFKVINGHRYSFPGDYAQVEADGTITLLGRGSMCINTMGEKVYPEEVEEAIKRHPAVYDCLVAGVKDEKFGERVTAMVSLNAGASATAQQIDEFLRDKIAGYKRPKNIFIVDEVKRAVNGKADYKWARTTAAEEVARIAG, from the coding sequence ATGGAGATGAACTTCGCCAACCTATGGGAGCAGGTCGCCGACGCAGTGCCGCACCGCATCGCGCTGGCCAATGGTTCGAGCCGCCGCAGCTGGCGGGAGTACGATGAGCGCGCCGCGCGCATTGCCGGTTTCCTGAGTGAGCGCGGCATCAAGCCCGACAGCAAGGTGGGCCTCTACGCCTACAACAGCAACGAATACCTCGAAGCCCAGTACGGCGTCTTCAAGACCCGCGGCTGCCCGATCAATGTCAACTACCGCTACATGGAAGAGGAGCTGGTCTACCTGCTCGACAACTCCGACAGTGAGGCGCTCTTCTATCAGGCCAGCTTCGCCGACCGCATTGCCGCCATTCGCGACCGCCTGCCCAGGGTCAAGACCCTGGTGCAGATCGATGATGGCACGCAACATCCGCTGCTCGAAGGCGCCTTCGACTACGAAAAGATGATCGCCAGCGCCAAGCCGATGCCGCGCATCGAACGCAAGTTCGACGACATCTACATGCTCTACACCGGCGGCACCACCGGCATGCCCAAGGGGGTGATGTACCTCAATGGCGAGATGTGCGGTGGCCTGGCCATGGGCTTCGAGCAGTTCGGCTTCGGCAAGCCCGACTCGATCGAGTCGATCGTCGCGGCGGTCAAGGAGATGGACAAGCAGAACCGCAATCCGGTCAGCCTGGTCGCCTGTCCGCTGATGCATGGCACCGGCGTCTGGCTGGGCGCCTTCATGCCGCACCACATGGGCGGCACCGTGGTCACCGTGCCCAACCGCAAGCTCGATGCCCACCTGCTGTGGCAGGCGGTGGAGCGCGAGAAGGTCAACATGATCGTCATCGTTGGCGATGCCTTTGCCAAACCGATGCTCGATGCGCTGAACGAGGCCAAGGCCAACAACAAGCCCTATGACCTCTCGTCGGTGTTCATGATCACCTCCTCCGGCGTCATGTGGACCACCGAAGTCAAGAAAGGACTGCTGGCGCATCACAACATGGTGCTGGTCGACAACCTGGGCGCCACCGAAGGCGGCATGGCCCGCTCGCTCACCACCCGCGAGAATGTCAGCCAGACCGCCAAGTTCGTCATCAACGAGAACTCCAAGGTCTTCTCGGACGATGGCCGCGAGCTTCTGCCGGGTTCGGGCGAGGTGGGACGGCTGGCCAATGGCGGCTTCTGCCCGGTCGGCTACTACAAGGACCCCAAAAAATCGGCCGAGACCTTCAAGGTGATCAATGGCCACCGCTACTCCTTCCCGGGCGACTACGCGCAGGTCGAAGCCGATGGCACCATCACACTGCTCGGACGCGGCTCGATGTGCATCAACACCATGGGCGAAAAGGTCTACCCCGAAGAGGTCGAGGAGGCGATCAAGCGCCATCCCGCCGTCTACGACTGCCTGGTTGCCGGGGTCAAGGATGAAAAGTTCGGCGAACGGGTCACGGCCATGGTATCACTGAACGCGGGTGCCAGCGCCACTGCGCAGCAGATCGATGAGTTCCTGCGCGACAAGATCGCCGGCTACAAGCGGCCGAAGAACATCTTCATCGTCGATGAGGTCAAGCGCGCCGTCAATGGCAAGGCCGACTACAAGTGGGCTCGGACCACGGCAGCCGAAGAGGTCGCGCGCATCGCTGGTTGA